DNA from Streptomyces luteogriseus:
TGCGGGGTCAACGCCCCTTGGGCCGCTGTGCAGTTGGCCCTCGGTGAGGATCCGGGCGAGGTGGTTCCGCCGTTCCTGGGCCAGGACTACACGGTGGTGTCGGGGCTGCGTCCGCTGCGGCCGGTGTCGCTGCCGCAGCGGCAGCCGGAGACGACGGACCCGCTGCCGGCGGTACCGGCGCCCCCGTCGGCCCAACCGGTCGACTCCGTCGGGGCGGCGGCCCAGGTGCTGCCCCTCTAGGTGGTCCTCACGGCCTGGCTGCGAGGGCCTCGCGCCACACGGGGCTGTCGACATAGTGGTTGTCGAAGCGTTCCGAGGAGTCCTTGATCTCCCGCGGGTCGGCCTCGCCGCGCATCACCCGGCCCAGCAGCCGGAGGTAGTCGAAGCGCCCCGCGCCCGGGGTGAAGACGAACAGCACGTCGGCTGTCGCACCGGGCGCGGCGGCGAAGGCGTGCGGGGTGTTCGGCGGTACGAGAAGGAAGTCGCCGGCTAGCAGCACGGTGACCTCCTCACCGACCAGTACCTGGAGCGCGCCGTCGATGACGTAGAACATCTCGGACGCCTCGGTGTGCAGGTGGGCGGGCGCGCCGACCGCGCCCTCGGCGAACGTCGAGCGGTAGCTGGTGAGCCGTCCGCCGGTGTTCGCGGAGTCGGCGAGGAGGGTCATCACGCTGCTGGGGTCGCGTGTCGTCTCGGCCTCGGTGGCGCGGGTGAGGACCGGTGCGAAGCCGCTGCTGTTTCCCGTTTCGTTCTGTGTCGTCGTCATGACATCGACTCTAGGTAGCCGGGCGACCCATGACAGGGGGCATTCCGGTGCCGCGATCGTGGGTCAATTCGCCGGTCGGAAACGCCCCGCCCCGGTACAGGCCCAGTGGACGAGGACGCCGAGCTCGGCGTCCTCGAACCACGGCTGCACGGCAATGGCGTCAGCCCCTCCGCAGGCGCAGGGTGAGGATCTGGAAGGGGCGCAGCGCGAGGGCGACGGCTCCGTCGGTGATCTCCGCGTCCTGGAGCGGGCGCTCCAGCAGGTCGGTGATCTGGGCGCCGGCGAGCGGGAACCCGGTGCGCAGGGTGCCGGTGGCCCGGCCGCCGCGGGACTCGTAGAGCCGTACGACGACGTCGCCGGAGGCGTCGTCGGCGAGCTTGACCGCCTCCACGGTCACGCCCTCGCCCTCGGCCGAGACGACCGGCTCGGGGGCGCCGGCCGCGTCGGCCACCCGGAGGGGGAGGTTGAGGGCGTAGCCCTCGGCCACGGCGTCCTCGATGGTCGCGCCGGGCAGCAGCGCGTAGGTGAAGCGGTGGCGGCCCTGGTCGGCCTCGGGGTCCGGGATGCGCGGGGCGCGGACCAGACTGAGGCGGACGGTGGTCGTGGTGCCACCGTCCTCGCGGACGGTGCGGGAGACGTCGTGGCCGTACGTCGAGTCGTTGATGACGGCGACGCCGTAGCCGGGCTCGGCGAGGTGCACCCAGCGGTGGCCGGAGACCTCGAAGCGGGCCGCCTCCCAGCTGGTGTTGGTGTGGGTGGGGCGCTGGATGTGGCCGAACTGGATCTCGGCGGAGGAGTGCGGGGCGCGGATGTCGACCGGGAAGGCCGCCTTGAGGATCTTCTCCGTCTCGTGCCAGTCGATGTCCGTCTCGATGTCG
Protein-coding regions in this window:
- a CDS encoding cupin domain-containing protein — encoded protein: MTTTQNETGNSSGFAPVLTRATEAETTRDPSSVMTLLADSANTGGRLTSYRSTFAEGAVGAPAHLHTEASEMFYVIDGALQVLVGEEVTVLLAGDFLLVPPNTPHAFAAAPGATADVLFVFTPGAGRFDYLRLLGRVMRGEADPREIKDSSERFDNHYVDSPVWREALAARP